The Scyliorhinus canicula chromosome 13, sScyCan1.1, whole genome shotgun sequence genome contains a region encoding:
- the LOC119975766 gene encoding LOW QUALITY PROTEIN: P2Y purinoceptor 14-like (The sequence of the model RefSeq protein was modified relative to this genomic sequence to represent the inferred CDS: inserted 1 base in 1 codon), translated as MHLPATPLIELEEELMADPTERIKIVTSINSFGNATCHVSSSGLAICTIIAYSLICVVGIILNSLAFWVYFCHVPNSNSINIFLKNLVVADFLLVLSLPIRIAGENKMGSAMLRKIYCNFTTCIFYLNMYSSILFLGYIAAMRYLKIVRPLKNYAFQNLKTAKIVSIGTWFVLLGLGCSYMFLTGRKPPQNITKETCLGVRIGTGVHWHITVHVGGTCLFLCVLIGLCFFYFQTAKRLDKSPSPRSLKKQVKAKNNILILLTVFVVCFVPYHIARLPYILSQIDVITGCIWKKTLYHIKESAIVLSSLNACLDPVIYFLSCKAFRSKLGLDKHSKENNSRNDVSLHANASQSILDXADCRHINSVKERNVNLAKSP; from the exons ATGCATTTACCTGCGACTCCTTTGATAGAGCTAGAAG AAGAATTGATGGCTGATCCCACAGAACGCATCAAGATCGTTACAAGCATAAACTCATTCGGCAACGCCACTTGCCACGTTTCCTCCTCTGGCTTGGCGATTTGTACGATTATCGCCTATTCATTAATTTGTGTCGTCGGAATCATTCTCAACAGCCTGGCTTTCTGGGTGTACTTCTGTCACGTCCCCAACAGCAATAGCATCAACATCTTTCTGAAGAACCTGGTCGTAGCTGATTTCTTGCTGGTCCTCTCGCTGCCGATAAGAATCGCCGGTGAGAACAAAATGGGCTCCGCAATGCTGAGAAAGATCTACTGCAATTTTACAACGTGCATCTTCTATTTGAACATGTATTCAAGCATTCTCTTCCTCGGATACATCGCGGCCATGAGATACCTGAAAATAGTCCGACCACTCAAAAACTATGCATTTCAGAATCTCAAGACTGCGAAAATTGTCTCCATCGGAACCTGGTTTGTTCTTCTCGGCCTCGGATGTTCGTACATGTTCCTGACAGGGAGAAAGCCGCCCCAGAATATTACAAAAGAAACATGCTTAGGAGTTAGAATTGGTACGGGGGTTCACTGGCACATAACCGTCCACGTTGGGGGCACATGTCTCTTTCTCTGCGTGCTGATAGGGCTTTGCTTCTTTTACTTTCAAACTGCGAAACGTCTCGACAAATCCCCATCTCCAAGGTCACTTAAAAAGCAAGTCAAGGCAAAGAACAACATTCTAATCCTCCTCACTGTCTTCGTGGTCTGTTTTGTTCCCTACCACATCGCAAGGCTTCCTTACATTTTAAGCCAGATAGATGTCATCACTGGATGTATTTGGAAAAAGACTCTCTACCACATTAAGGAATCGGCCATTGTCCTGTCCTCGCTTAACGCCTGTTTGGATCCAGTGATCTACTTTCTGTCTTGCAAAGCATTTCGGTCAAAGTTAGGCCTGGACAAACACTCAAAGGAAAATAATTCACGTAATGATGTGTCCTTGCATGCCAACGCTTCACAATCCATACTCG GAGCGGACTGTCGGCATATCAACAGTGTGAAAGAACGTAACGTCAATCTTGCAAAATCACCTTGA